One Penaeus monodon isolate SGIC_2016 chromosome 42, NSTDA_Pmon_1, whole genome shotgun sequence genomic window, ggtgggaggaggaatggTGTTTGGTggagatggggatgatgatgagggtgggaggaggaatgggggtgtTTAAATGATAGTGTTTGGTGGAAATGGGGATGATGTGATGGAAATTGGGGAGATGATGATATGTAGGGAAGGATGATGTTTGTTAGAGATGGGGAAATGtgataaaaaggggaggaatgatgatgcaaatgataataattgataaaaggggagaggggatgacgagggaaaaaaaaatcgtatatctatatacatatatatgtatatatatccaatgGGTAACCTAGTTTGCGAAGATAGTGCTAAGCGCGATCAGAGGTTTTAGAAAAGTGTGCTAAGTGGAAAGTTTGACGTAAACAAGCAATAAAATGTAATGAAGCCTCGACAGGCAGTTAAACATACCCAAAGAAAACTCAAGACTTTCTCATTCTTTTGGTATCACGTGGAATAAACGCTTTGCCCTCTTTAATCATCCAtacctctcttttattcttatatttatcacTAATCACacgcttatgaaaaaaaaaaaccattcactacacacttattatcttattttcgtcACTGTTTTGCCCTGCCTCCTTGATCATTCAGACCCTGCCATTTACTTCATGCGTGCGTCAAAGAATCGCATTGACGCATTTTAAAACCACGATATTCCTTCAACCTCAAAGACTTTCGTTATATACCTGATGACTTTTTCTTGAACCGAATTCATACGGTACTGACAGATAAATACGCTCGATTAGATGCTATGGATCAAAGTTGATGATGTGAATGTTTTtatgtctatcattattatcattattattatcattattgttattattattgttattattattattattactattgttattattattgctattatcattatattattattatcattattattattgctattattattaatattattatcattattattactattgttacatttattgttactattatattattattattattattattattattatcgttgttattattaatatcatcatcataatcataatcatcataatcatactaataatcatcatcatcatcatcatcatcataatcataatcatcatcataatcatcataataatcatcataatcataataataatcatcatcaccatcaccatcacatcataatcatcatcataattatcatcatcatcatcatcatcatcatattaaaatTCGCTCATATTTACAAAATGTTTGAGGTTGTACTTTGTTTATGTTTCAGAGTGGCAATAAAAGTCAAAAGGATTCTCATAACCTTTGGTCAGTTGAGAGAACTGTTATGAAATGTAAAGCTTTAATGACAGTAGcatttatgatagtaatattacattactggttttgaaaaaaaagagaaaatgtagatTTACCCAAGTTACTTCAGTGTAGAAAAGAAatgcaagaaagaagagaaaacaaaaaagaatggacgtaaaggaaaaagaatgtagaaaaaaaaataatgtaaatatgtgcgagtatgttatatatatacatatacatatacatacatacacacacacacacacacacacacacacacacacaccacacacacacacacacacacacatatatatatatatatatatatatatatatatatatatatatataaaattatatgtatatatacttatatatattatatatatattatttataatatatatatatatatatatatatatatatatatatatatatatatatatatacatactcacacacacacgcactgacgATAAGATTCTCCTTTTATAGAACATAATGTTGCTCTCTTATCAAAAATGATTTATCATTTACCTCAGTCTTCACAAGTGGCAGACCTCTTGCTGTGAAAATTGAACAAatatatttccccctctctctctttctttctgcatatgatatatatatatatatatatatatatatatatatatatatatatatatatatatatatatatatataatatgcatatatgtatgtacatatacagactcttaactgtatatatatatatatatatatatatatatatatatatatatatatatatatatatatttatttatttatttatatatatccttatcccTTTTATCTTCAAAAAATGTAAGAACTAGACTCACTGGCTCAGCGTATTTTTGCTGCAAAAGATTTGGGGTATTATCAAATACATCAGATCTGTCCTTGAAAATCGCACAAGACAAGATTCATTAAAATTCTCATGCACAGTGTTATCTACGAGTCAGGTGCGCGCAGTTACTAAGGCCAACCGGTAATTGCATGGCACATTTACTATCTACTGTTACATCTACTGCtatctactacctactactactactacctgtTGTTACTAATAGTatccactactgctactactacctactactactacctgcTGTTACTAATACTATccactactacctactactactatgtACTGCTACTATCTACTATCGGTGTGTTATGTTGATATTACCCTGATATCGTGATTCTGATGTTCATCCGTGTATATGGACATCATAATACTGAGTGGATGATTTAGTATTTGACAATCAATATTTCGCTTAACTCAAATCTATCACTTTTAAGTGCACAACTATTAGATTTACAGATATTAAGCACAAACGGAGATATGAAATACTGTATTTACATTACTAATAAGAAAGTTAAAATTAATTAGTCAGTGATAGATTTATGAGCATGATCTATATAAACAGATGTTTGTATTAAAACCTTTGTCGAATGGAACGTAAACATGTTTTGGTACATTTTCTCGGTAAGCATTTGCAAGAATTTTCCTGGTATGTCTAACTTTATCCTTTCGAGGAAACCATTTCCTAGTGAAGCCACTTATTTATAAAtacgtatctattatatataatttcattgttTACAAACAATAAGCCAGCAAATATCTACAGCTAAACAGACTACGATATGCGTCATGATCTGTAGTGAAAGCAGACGTACTATGCATGAACTGCACATGTTGCATCAGCCAGTCTACACAAAGGCCAGATAACGGACCCTGTTCATTGCACGTTTCCCTTTTTAACAACCAGTTATTAGCATGATTGGATTATAGGCTAGACGATGAAAGTTGGGATTTAGAGTGATTTTGGCCAATTGGTTGCAAATATCTGGCATATTTTGGCGAATTAGTTGAAATTTCATCGGAAGTGTCGCGTTGGCAATGACGTCAATGCTTTCGTAAGAGCCGGGTCGAGTTGCCTTCCCTCGCGAGAAAATACAACTAGAAATCCCTTTCTAGTCTCTTCTCATCAAAAACAGCCCTtctaaactatatgtatatagacaatgATACAACATATATTCGAAAAATAGTGTAAAATCCCTAATTACTCAAAgaaatctcttttaaaaaaatcgaaaataattaTCCCGCCGTGCACCTCCCCGGCCGACCAATGAGCGAGCCCCACACCAGCGCTCCGCCAGACCCCGCCCCTCAGTCGCGCACAAGACACGGACGCAGAAAGACGTAAGATGTAAGAAGCTCCCGAGACCCCACGCCGCTCACACCCAATCCTCGATCTCGACCATCATCATCTTGGAAGCGGACCAGGACCACCGCCTCgagttgagagagagacgagacccaTGGCCAAGACGATCGTGATAACGCTCCCGAAGGGGCTGGGCGACGGGGCCCGAGTGGCGGCTCCGGCGGCCCTCGCCACGGCCTCGCTCGCCTCCAGGCAGCTCGGCTCCCTCTTCGCCGCCGGGAATTTCGGGAGTCTGGTCCACATCATCAAGGACGAGCCGCAGCAGGGGTTCCAGACGCCAGGGTTcccgctggaggaggaggaggaggtgctggCGCCGGGCGAGGACAAACCCCCCGCCAGGAAGAGGCAGAGGCTCGACCACCTCAGCATGGAGGAGAAAATcatgaggaggtgaggaggatggtgaaggaaaggggtgaataaaggggggataaagggaaaagagggagaggatgtggaGCCGCGGATAGGGTTCTTTCTCCCCCAGTGTTTTGTGAAGGAGGGATTGAGGGCGAAGAGGTATCGATTTCGTGCATGGAATTGTGCATGGcggtccctccccctctctcggaTGTACAAGGAATTACGCTTTTATCTCGTTATTTCATCGCATTTATGTGGTTTCGTTGTTGATACACGATTCTCCAGAAGAGAATGTGAATGTTCAAATGTTTTTTTCacggataataatggtgattttgATGAAACATATGTTTAGGATTTGCATGACgtcatcgggggggggggtcgcgaagGTACTAGAAGTGTCGGTGTTTttataagttttatttattttttgggggaaaggggcggcGTCTTCATGTTAGTAATtaaaatgtatctatatgtttccCACTTCAGCATTTGGAAAAATCATGGATTTGACATGTGGTAACAGTTCAGAATTTTCCTAGTTTTTCTTCAGGGAAGTCCCTTgtactattcatttatttatttattattatttttatttttttgctataggtattttatttatttttttgttaaaaaagaaatCTTCACAGTTGTATACGTTGAAACGTGTTCTTAATGTAAATTATACTGTTGCAGTCttgaattattgcaatatttcttAGATAAGTATCCTCAGTGGATCAATAGATAAGGCATCAATATTTTGTATGTCCTGATtcttgatgattattttttttataattggtttatatatatcacCATGTTAAGTTTGAATGTGTTTATAAGTAACCCATGAAAATGTTTTGCTTATTTGGTAATTTTCCCTTTCAGAAAATTAAAGAATAGAGTTGCCGCACAGACAGCTCGTGACAGGAAAAAGCAGAGAATGGATCAGCTTGAAGCGCAGATTGATGAACTTCGGGACCTAACAGCTGTTTTATCTGAACAGAACACTTGTCTTGCAGAAGAAAATGCAGCACTGAAGGAGATGTTGACAAAATGTACGTGTGGACAGGGCAGCACAGAGAGCAATGTCAACGAAGCCTTGAATGTCAGCTGTGACGACACGCACAACGCAGCAGTTGTCGTTGAGGAAGTCACGATCCCTGTCAACAACCCCGCTGGTGGATCAGCAGTATCCCAACCTCAGCAGAAGGCAGTGGGGATGTTGGCAGTGCTCCGGATCATGGTTCTCTCAACACTCTGCTCACAGTGGGTCAATACAGCTGCCTTGGCAGTGTTAGCAAACAGAACTCTCGGAACCCTTCCCAGTTTACCTGCCAGCAACAGTCAAGTCAGCATTTTGCAAACCCTTCCAGTCAAGAAGAGAACTGCAAAGTGGTGGGGACCACACCAACAGTCCTGGAATCCAACTGGGATGTAGCGGACCATGACTATACCAAAGGAAGTCACACAAAGAACGACTTAAACTTGAGCCTTACGCCTGCTGAGGACGACCTTATCACACAACTGACGAGAGCCATGGACCAGGTTCCTGAAATCAGCGTGAAGGACACATCACCAGAAGGCGTCACCATATCTTTAGACGACGCAGCACCTCAGACAGACAGCCTCGCTACACCAGACATTTTAAAGGAACTTCTAGATGGCTGGTTTGAGAGTAATGTTGAAGCACAGGAAGGAAGTCAGGGTGCCAATCAGGAGCTGAACACTTCACCAGTGAAGGAGGAGAACCTCCAACCCACAAATGAGAGAGCTGCATCACCCATCACCAAGGAACAGATCCTGGATTTCCTGCAAGACAAGATGCAGAGTCCCAGTCATGGATCCTCCACAGAGTCTG contains:
- the LOC119599447 gene encoding LOW QUALITY PROTEIN: uncharacterized protein LOC119599447 (The sequence of the model RefSeq protein was modified relative to this genomic sequence to represent the inferred CDS: deleted 2 bases in 1 codon), with product MAKTIVITLPKGLGDGARVAAPAALATASLASRQLGSLFAAGNFGSLVHIIKDEPQQGFQTPGFPLEEEEEVLAPGEDKPPARKRQRLDHLSMEEKIMRRKLKNRVAAQTARDRKKQRMDQLEAQIDELRDLTAVLSEQNTCLAEENAALKEMLTKCTCGQGSTESNVNEALNVSCDDTHNAAVVVEEVTIPVNNPAGGSSIPTSAEGSGDVGSAPDHGSLNTLLTVGQYSCLGSVSKQNSRNPSQFTCQQQSSQHFANPSSQEENCKVVGTTPTVLESNWDVADHDYTKGSHTKNDLNLSLTPAEDDLITQLTRAMDQVPEISVKDTSPEGVTISLDDAAPQTDSLATPDILKELLDGWFESNVEAQEGSQGANQELNTSPVKEENLQPTNERAASPITKEQILDFLQDKMQSPSHGSSTESESGYDSITSPRSLGSPEMIDLTSPRSLGSPEPLDQEMELDDSFSELFPSLF